ATACTTTGGATAACATATTTAAAACAGGTAAAGTAATTTTAGGACCTCATGTTAAAGCACTGGAAGAAGAACTGGCTAATTATGTAGGAACAAAATATGCAATTGGTGTTGCTAATGGTTCCGATGCTTTATTTTTATCTGTTAGAGCATTAAACATAAAAGAAGGAGATTATGTTATTACAACTCCTTATACATTTTTTGCTACAGCTAGCTGTATAACTAGAAATGGTGCAACTCCAATATTTGTTGATGTTGAAGAAAAATATTATAATCTTGATCTTGATAAGGTTGAAGAAATTTTAAAAACTCATCCAGAAAAAGAAAAGATAAAGGCTATAATTCCAGTACATTTATTTGGAAAAACAATTGACTTAGATAGACTTCAATATTTTAAAGAAAAATATGGAGTATATATTATAGAAGATGGTGCTCAATCCATTGGATCTAAATGGAATGAAAAAAATGCTTTTTCTTTTGGTGATTTAAGTATAACATCATTCTTTCCAACAAAAAATCTTGGAGGATATGGGGACGGAGGAATGATATTTACCAATAATGAAGATTTAGCTAACAGGATAAGAAAGTTAAGAGTACACGGCTCCGCTAGGAAATATTACCATGATGAAGTAGGTTTTAATTCAAGGCTAGATGAAGTTCAAGCTGCAATACTTAGAATTAAATTAAAACATCTTGATGAATACATAGAAAAC
This genomic stretch from Marinitoga litoralis harbors:
- a CDS encoding DegT/DnrJ/EryC1/StrS family aminotransferase, whose translation is MKIPLFDMTRQYESFRDEVLNTLDNIFKTGKVILGPHVKALEEELANYVGTKYAIGVANGSDALFLSVRALNIKEGDYVITTPYTFFATASCITRNGATPIFVDVEEKYYNLDLDKVEEILKTHPEKEKIKAIIPVHLFGKTIDLDRLQYFKEKYGVYIIEDGAQSIGSKWNEKNAFSFGDLSITSFFPTKNLGGYGDGGMIFTNNEDLANRIRKLRVHGSARKYYHDEVGFNSRLDEVQAAILRIKLKHLDEYIENRINVAKKYDELFKKYNLTDYIDYPEVFEDKSHVYHQYVITLKIGNRDELKTFLTEKEIGTSIYYPKGLHQQKCFEYLGYNEGDLPITEKATKSTLALPIFPELRNDEIEYIVKSIYEYYKK